In Aspergillus luchuensis IFO 4308 DNA, chromosome 1, nearly complete sequence, the following are encoded in one genomic region:
- a CDS encoding deubiquitination module subunit SGF73 (COG:B;~EggNog:ENOG410PIIX;~InterPro:IPR013243,IPR037804;~PFAM:PF08313;~go_component: GO:0000124 - SAGA complex [Evidence IEA]) encodes MAAFPTGKPREEDHLETVICKTCKRPVLKQNAVEHIRGCIRAKQEKARKKKEARDAANRAKEKGDKDGDEDVGAGEKGEGGEDSMKGQKSAKKSAVKGMAEDGTKKGKKRKTEAGEDDKDKEPKKKKKKEEPKPKVPKPKGPVDVEKQCGVTLPNGAQCARSLTCKSHSMGAKRAVPGRSLPYDMLLQAYQKKNQARQQKAAIDANAPLQDDLDNNGPVDSDEEKDTVMAAISRSHPYPMVTHTLISTKKKYQYVRIKEMLSHALGGSRGGGLFSTGDTLSSPFPDGGSLFTPVEEVSVPEPMAVDEPEPAETQENATDAGAKTPAPEAKQVPVAASS; translated from the exons ATGGCTGCGTTCCCGACGGGGAAGCCCCGCGAAGAGGATCATCTCGAGACGGTCATCTGTAAGACGTGCAAGAGGCCGGTGTTGAAGCAGAATGCGGTGGAACATATTCGGGGTTGTATTCGTGCGAAGCAAGAGAaggccaggaagaagaaggaggcgaGGGATGCGGCGAATCGCGCAAAGGAGAAGGGTGAtaaggatggtgatgaagatgtcggTGCTGGTGagaagggtgagggtggtgaagattcGATGAAGGGTCAGAAGAGCGCGAAGAAGTCCGCTGTTAAGGGAATGGCGGAGGATGGGACgaaaaaggggaagaagcgcaagacgGAGGCCGGTGAGGATGATAAGGATAAggagccgaagaagaagaaaaagaaggaggagcccAAACCGAAAGTGCCTAAACCGAAGGGCCCTGTTGATGTTGAGAAGCAGTGTGGTGTTACTTTGCCGAATGGTGCACAGTGCGCTAGGTCGTTGACTTGTAAGAGTCACTCGATGGGCGCGAAGAGAGCTGTTCCGGGGCGTTCGTTGCCGTATGATATGCTGTTGCAGGCGtatcagaagaagaaccaggcGAGGCAGCAGA AGGCTGCTATTGATGCGAATGCTCCGCTACAAGATGATTTGGATAATAATGGGCCCGTTGACTcggatgaagagaaagatactGTCATGGCGGCCATTTCTCGTTCTCATCCATACCCGATGGTGACTCATACATTGAtctcgacgaagaagaagtaccaATATGTGCGGATCAAGGAGATGCTGTCCCATGCATTGGGCGGTTCACGCGGTGGTGGGCTCTTCTCGACAGGAGAtactctctcctctccgttTCCGGATGGCGGCAGCCTGTTCACCCCTGTAGAGGAGGTGTCAGTGCCTGAGCCTATGGCCGTGGATGAGCCGGAGCCGGCAGAAACGCAGGAAAATGCGACAGATGCTGGTGCGAAGACACCGGCACCTGAAGCCAAGCAGGTGCCTGTGGCGGCTAGCTCGTAG
- the CEG1 gene encoding mRNA guanylyltransferase (BUSCO:EOG09262K8L;~COG:A;~EggNog:ENOG410PG3F;~InterPro:IPR017075,IPR001339,IPR012340,IPR013846;~PFAM:PF03919,PF01068,PF01331;~go_component: GO:0031533 - mRNA cap methyltransferase complex [Evidence IEA];~go_function: GO:0004484 - mRNA guanylyltransferase activity [Evidence IEA];~go_process: GO:0006370 - 7-methylguanosine mRNA capping [Evidence IEA]) — protein sequence MSNSVPDLDAVGIKADPELADQFRREVATLLGRNNLNFPGAQPVSFSTRHLTELQREDYYVCEKTDGIRCLMYFARGEPDSDTPEIHYLIDRKNDYRYVPGLHFPLPDDDTFQRFHVDTLVDGELVNDTYEDGTQQLKYLVFDCLVLDGQSLMHRTLDKRLAYFKEKVLKPYNALYDRFPEEKQHRIFAVEDKSTQFSYGIEMMFRDIIPKVKKIHGNDGLIFTCRSTPYRIGTDEHILKWKPPSENTIDFRMRLEFPLLEPDSDDEAEGVTEPYYDYDALPIFHLFVMLNSNEYRPFGEMYVSPEEWENMKALQQPLDDAIVECAQDEQGRWRFHRIRDDKADANHISTVEKVLESIQDRVTEEDLIRVAPAIKTAWKKRQAQMSERGRPGSTAQVNGSNGVKRKFED from the coding sequence ATGAGCAACTCAGTCCCCGATCTCGATGCCGTCGGCATCAAAGCAGACCCCGAACTCGCCGACCAATTCCGTCGCGAAGTTGCCACCCTCCTCGGCCGCAATAATCTCAACTTCCCCGGCGCGCAACCGGTCAGTTTCTCGACACGGCATCTAACCGAGCTCCAACGAGAAGATTACTACGTGTGCGAGAAGACGGACGGAATTCGATGTTTGATGTACTTTGCGCGGGGCGAACCGGATTCCGACACTCCTGAAATCCACTACTTGATTGATCGCAAAAACGACTACCGCTACGTCCCGGGCTTGCACTTCCCTTTACCGGACGATGACACGTTTCAGCGCTTCCATGTCGATACGCTGGTCGACGGCGAGCTGGTCAATGATACCTACGAGGATGGCACGCAGCAGCTCAAGTACCTTGTGTTTGACTGCTTGGTGCTCGATGGGCAGAGTTTGATGCATCGGACGCTGGATAAACGGCTCGCGTATTTCAAGGAAAAGGTGCTCAAGCCGTATAATGCGCTATATGATCGGTTTcccgaggagaagcagcatcgGATCTTTGCCGTGGAGGATAAATCGACGCAGTTTAGTTACGGCATTGAGATGATGTTTCGGGATATTATCCccaaggtgaagaagattcaTGGCAATGATGGCTTGATTTTTACTTGTCGGAGTACTCCCTATCGCATCGGTACGGATGAACATATCCTTAAATGGAAGCCGCCCAGTGAGAATACTATCGATTTTCGAATGCGCTTGGAGTTTCCCCTGCTGGAACCGGAttcggatgatgaggccgagGGTGTTACGGAACCGTATTACGATTATGATGCCTTGCCTATCTTTCATCTGTTTGTTATGCTCAATTCGAATGAGTACCGCCCCTTCGGGGAGATGTATGTCTCGCCGGAGGAGTGGGAGAACATGAAGGCGCTGCAGCAGCCGTTGGATGATGCGATTGTGGAGTGCGCTCAGGATGAGCAGGGGCGCTGGCGGTTCCATCGCATTCGGGATGATAAGGCGGATGCGAATCATATCTCGACGGTGGAGAAGGTGCTAGAGAGTATTCAGGACCGGGTGACGGAGGAGGATCTGATTCGGGTGGCTCCTGCGATCAAGACGGCGTGGAAGAAGCGACAGGCACAGATGTCGGAGCGGGGAAGACCCGGTAGTACGGCGCAGGTTAATGGGAGTAACGGGGTGAAGCGGAAGTTTGAGGACTag
- a CDS encoding TFIIIC subunit 6 family protein (COG:S;~EggNog:ENOG410PQHG;~InterPro:IPR019481;~PFAM:PF10419) has protein sequence MALPTPLMLDPAMLADSSLVHPEDNDDSEYEYEYHPTETETVYLTLDLTSLHGPIRPPRRRQPQDPSALPTSSPSTPSQNQNQNHHDDQPDAALSSTEADPNNPSIADRVQILGLHTPNPIISYQNQIFSGTWADQIGTELLIARPEDASSSPPHDEEPSSFTSSSSPVIPLRHTPNYDLLAANSVKILGRKANLISSSSSNVYAADSAAAAEQSSDSTTTQGGGVIRKSAPQTNQARFLDRLASLKRSKGETDAVRTTFSTKRMTNLEDRLRGWARTDEQLAQIQRLNELALSGDANAMAELEGLYSRLGGQDEEEEMDENEDELGQ, from the exons ATGGCCCTCCCCACTCCCTTAATGCTGGATCCAGCCATGCTGGCCGATTCCAGTCTGGTCCACCCCGAAGACAATGATGATTCCGAATATGAATACGAATATCATCCCACCGAAACAGAA ACTGTCTATCTGACTCTCgacctcacctccctccacgGTCCCATCCGGCCCCCTCGTCGCCGACAACCACAAGATCCCTccgccctccccacctccagTCCATCCACACCTTCCCAGAATCAGAATCAAAATCATCACGATGACCAACCCGACGCTGCTCTCTCCAGCACCGAAGCGgaccccaacaacccctccatcgCCGACCGTGTTCAAATCCTAGGCCTTcacacccccaaccccatcatctcctacCAGAACCAAATCTTCAGCGGCACCTGGGCCGACCAAATCGGCACTGAGCTACTCATCGCGCGTCCTGAGGacgcatcctcctcaccaccgcacGATGAAgaaccctcctccttcactagtagtagtagtccgGTCATCCCACTCCGACACACCCCAAATTACGACCTCCTCGCAGCCAACAGCGTGAAAATCCTCGGTCGCAAAGCGAATCTCATATCCAGCTCATCCTCCAACGTCTACGCCGCGGAttctgccgccgccgccgaacaATCCAGCGACAGCACCACCACGCAGGGCGGTGGTGTAATCCGCAAAAGCGCCCCGCAAACCAATCAAGCACGATTTTTAGACCGCCTTGCCAGCCTTAAACGCAGCAAAGGCGAGACCGACGCCGTGCGGACAACATTCAGCACAAAACGTATGACGAATCTGGAGGATCGGCTACGTGGTTGGGCTCGTACCGATGAACAGCTGGCACAGATTCAACGGTTAAACGAGCTGGCATTATCCGGGGATGCGAACGCCAtggcggagttggagggaCTTTATTCACGGCTGGGCGgacaagatgaagaagaagagatggatgagaatgaggaTGAGCTGGGACAATAA
- the VPS62 gene encoding uncharacterized protein (COG:S;~EggNog:ENOG410PIDW;~InterPro:IPR009291;~SECRETED:SignalP(1-38)) gives MSPPLPLLPGSNARLGRFSPSLLLLSLLSLLLLSQSLCHPSPLGSDASRPLAISPEDSSVTDLADSLVAAAPPTSAVPIGNLVTLPPSTTSTPGDQSGLVVLPSSRFSSSSDLEASPGIVQQMIRSTRVAIVTLASLIAYVLINSAARAVNPSAFIWYAEDHDEQSWIASSPSWLDRKACRWLGMCGTAHFRLVRARYGQREPTLGPWSPDDEAHYAAWRDAQFNDSQQPAWDEAERSRRQIPEYVFQYAPLVYLSSHEQFWPGDIAEHLYHVTPMLNYTPVQSDEEHPTLQDLDRLNEWQEGEFVYLTSNDNVEDRPPWIEGEKNIPDDPDDDLELSWPDWDGRIDGPIPGDTPEERSQWYDTGRLSSSKGEDDSWSPEDLGYLRPEDLADEDVRTELRKRFGGEPIHVEKTGGRSNAPAILLVMDKGHGVVDAFWFYFYSFNLGNVVLNVRFGNHVGDWEHCLVRFHDGKPKALFFSAHSAGEAYSYEAVEKIGQRPVIYSAMGTHAMYATPGIHAYILPWGLLHDQTDRGPLWDPLLNAHAYTYDYDSDNLRASTATPSAPIEWFYFNGHWGDKFYPLGDQRQYRFAGQYHYVNGPVGPRFKHLNRHKVCQQRDEEVCVIKNYIGEEKRAKRWAGTRPEHEKEHD, from the exons A TgtctcctccgcttccttTACTTCCGGGCTCAAATGCCCGGCTCGGTcgcttttctccctccctgttgctgctgtcgctgctgtcgctgctTCTCCTGTCGCAGTCGCTCTgtcatccctcccccctcggCTCGGATGCCTCTCGTCCTCTTGCGATTTCCCCCGAGGATTCCTCCGTGACCGATCTGGCCGACAGCCTGGTCGCTGCAGCTCCTCCCACCTCAGCTGTCCCGATTGGGAATCTGGTCACACTACCGCCGTCCACCACTTCTACTCCCGGTGATCAGTCCGGGTTAGTGGTGCTCCCCTCATCGCGTTTCAGTTCCTCCTCCGATCTTGAAGCTTCCCCCGGCATCGTGCAGCAGATGATTCGCTCCACCAGGGTTGCCATTGTCACCCTCGCCTCATTGATTGCCTATGTCTTGATCAACAGCGCCGCGCGCGCCGTAAATCCGTCGGCTTTCATCTGGTATGCTGAGGATCATGACGAGCAGAGCTGGATTGCCTCCTCGCCGTCCTGGCTGGATCGCAAGGCCTGTCGGTGGCTCGGCATGTGCGGGACCGCCCACTTCCGCCTAGTGCGGGCCCGCTACGGCCAGCGCGAGCCCACTTTGGGACCCTGGTCGCCCGATGACGAGGCCCACTACGCCGCCTGGCGCGATGCGCAATTCAACGACTCCCAGCAGCCCGCATGGGATGAAGCCGAACGCTCGCGGCGGCAGATTCCCGAGTATGTCTTCCAATATGCGCCGTTGGTTTACCTGTCCTCGCATGAACAGTTTTGGCCGGGCGACATTGCCGAACATCTTTACCACGTCACCCCGATGCTGAACTACACCCCCGTTCAGTCGGACGAGGAGCATCCTACCCTGCAGGACCTCGATCGGCTGAACGAGTGGCAAGAAGGTGAGTTCGTGTACTTGACTAGCAACGACAATGTAGAGGATCGCCCGCCATGGATCGAGGGCGAGAAGAATATTCCCGACGATCCCGATGACGATCTTGAGCTGTCTTGGCCGGACTGGGATGGCCGGATAGACGGGCCTATTCCTGGGGACACGCCAGAGGAACGCTCCCAGTGGTATGACACAGGCCgtctctcatcatccaagggagaggatgacagTTGGTCTCCGGAAGATCTGGGGTATCTCCGCCCGGAAGACCTCGCTGACGAGGATGTCCGAACCGAGTTGCGCAAACGGTTCGGCGGCGAGCCTATTCACGTCGAAAAGACTGGCGGGCGCAGTAACGCGCCGGCAATTCTGCTGGTGATGGACAAAGGCCACGGCGTCGTAGATGCGTTCTGGTTTTATTTCTACAGCTTCAATCTGGGCAACGTAGTGCTGAACGTGCGGTTCGGGAACCACGTGGGTGACTGGGAGCACTGTCTGGTGCGATTTCACGACGGCAAGCCCAAGGCGCTTTTCTTCAGCGCGCACTCGGCGGGAGAAGCGTACAGTTACGAAGCCGTTGAAAAGATCGGCCAGCGG CCCGTGATTTACTCCGCCATGGGCACCCATGCCATGTATGCCACCCCAGGCATCCATGCCTACATCCTGCCCTGGGGCTTGTTGCACGACCAAACCGACCGCGGGCCCCTGTGGGACCCTCTTCTCAATGCCCACGCCTATACGTACGATTATGATAGTGATAATCTTCGTGCATCCACTGCCACGCCAAGTGCCCCGATCGAGTGGTTCTACTTCAACGGCCATTGGGGCGACAAGTTCTATCCGCTAGGCGACCAGCGACAGTATCGATTCGCCGGTCAGTATCATTATGTCAACGGCCCAGTGGGACCGCGGTTCAAGCACCTCAACCGCCACAAGGTCTGTCAGCAGCGGGACGAGGAAGTCTGCGTCATCAAGAACTAtatcggagaagaaaagCGGGCTAAGCGCTGGGCGGGTACTCGACCTGAACATGAGAAAGAACATGACTGA
- a CDS encoding putative carboxylesterase (COG:T;~EggNog:ENOG410PK02;~InterPro:IPR019819,IPR019826,IPR002018,IPR029058;~MEROPS:MER0033240;~PFAM:PF00135;~SECRETED:SignalP(1-18)) gives MKPGYCLLLAASAALSSASQRPIVDLGYATYQGSYSSTYDLNVWKSIRYAAPPVGKRRWQAPAPPLQNNSQITLAVDQPPVCPQSGAAKTPYIYGFNSGPGNEDCLYLNVYAPPNATDLPVLLWIHGGGYGLFGATYDPSPMMNTNNNGFITVEIQYRLGAFGFLSSEEVKEHGVTNAGLLDQRFAIEWVQEHIDKFGGDPERVTIGGESSGAGAVMLHALAYGGQEFNLFNNIIAASAYSPPIFNYHDKVPEQYYKDFAELAGCGLNSTAIKNYATTFDCLVAAPSTLLQNASATVSTSGLFGTWAFLPVIDGELIQERPSVQLAQGKVSGKRILIGNNANDGVPLSNPNVVTRPAFNSYISITFPLFTSSDIALLNEVYQTFNSQSTDNSPRYDTLGTSGPTAINQSEMATGLQQTVFNIFAETTFACPAQWLADAFSQEDDTLSCSDPQAPRQAWKYQYSVTPAYHGADLSAYFSADATWPDKGFRTAFQKMWGQFIMADSPVISMEDATAGKANASVPVVGCGRKKGYGKNGTRMLDWPSYSPEFPVMMDLNTTGGYLVHDVVTSNLSYWIREGDGVVNHFRLVNSSAWEGGRGVRCDFWREVSERVPQ, from the exons ATGAAGCCCGGCTACTGCTTGCTGCTCGCGGCCAGCGCAgcgctctcctccgccagccAGCGACCCATTGTTGATCTGGGATACGCGACCTATCAGGGTTCTTATAGTTCCACTTATGACTTGAATGTGTGGAAGAG TATCCGGTACGCAGCTCCCCCAGTGGGTAAACGGCGTTGGCAGGCGCCTGCACCTCCATTGCAGAACAACAGCCAGATCACATTGGCTGTGGACCAGCCTCCTGTCTGTCCTCAATCTGGGGCGGCTAAGACACCGTACATCTACGGCTTCAACTCGGGGCCTGGCAATGAAGACTGTCTATACCTGAATGTCTATGCTCCTCCGAACGCAACGGACCTGCCCGTTCTGTTATGGATCC ACGGTGGTGGCTATGGGCTCTTTGGTGCGACCTATGACCCCAGCCCAATGAtgaacaccaacaacaacggGTTCATCACCGTGGAGATCCAGTACCGTCTGGGAGCCTTtggtttcctctcctccgagGAAGTCAAGGAACATGGCGTGACAAACGCCGGTCTTCTAGACCAACGCTTTGCCATCGAATGGGTACAGGAGCACATTGACAAATTCGGCGGTGATCCTGAGCGTGTGACCATTGGCGGGGAGTCTTCAGGCGCCGGGGCAGTCATGCTGCATGCGCTCGCATACGGGGGCCAGGAGTTCAACCTCTTCAACAAC ATCATCGCCGCGAGCGCCTACTCACCCCCAATCTTCAACTACCACGATAAAGTGCCAGAGCAGTACTACAAAGACTTTGCTGAACTGGCCGGCTGTGGATTGAACTCCACAGCAATCAAGAACTACGCAACGACCTTTGACTGCCTAGTAGCAGCTCCCAGCACCCTCCTGCAGAATGCCAGCGCCACTGTCTCCACGTCCGGACTTTTCGGCACCTGGGCCTTCCTCCCAGTCATCGATGGCGAGCTGATCCAAGAACGGCCCTCTGTGCAGCTCGCTCAAGGCAAAGTGAGCGGCAAACGCATTCTCATCGGC AACAACGCCAACGACGGCGTCCCCCTAAGCAACCCCAACGTCGTCACCCGCCCAGCCTTCAACTCCTACATCTCAATCaccttccccctcttcacctcctccgacatcgccctcctcaacgAAGTCTACCAAACCTTCAACAGCCAATCCACCGACAACAGCCCCCGCTACGACACCCTCGGCACCAGCGGCCCAACAGCCATCAACCAATCCGAAATGGCAACCGGCCTGCAACAAACGGTATTCAACATCTTCGCCGAAACCACCTTCGCGTGTCCCGCGCAATGGCTCGCCGACGCCTTCAGCCAAGAAGACGACACCCTTTCCTGCTCCGATCCCCAAGCCCCTCGTCAAGCCTGGAAATATCAATACTCCGTAACACCCGCGTACCACGGCGCCGATCTCTCCGCGTACTTCAGCGCGGACGCTACCTGGCCCGATAAGGGATTCAGAACCGCCTTCCAGAAGATGTGGGGCCAGTTTATCATGGCTGATAGTCCGGTGATTTCGATGGAAGATGCCACGGCTGGGAAGGCGAATGCGTCGGTTCCTGTTGTGGGCTGTGGCCGTAAGAAGGGTTATGGTAAGAATGGGACGAGGATGCTTGATTGGCCGAGTTATTCGCCCGAGTTCCCGGTTATGATGGATTTGAATACCACCGGGGGATATTTGGTTCATGATGTGGTGACGTCGAATCTGTCATATTGGATTCGGGAGGGAGATGGCGTTGTGAATCATTTCCGGTTGGTTAATTCGTCTgcttgggagggagggagaggggttAGGTGTGACTTTTGGCGGGAGGTTTCCGAGAGGGTGCCTCAATAG
- a CDS encoding putative integral membrane protein PTH11-like (COG:S;~EggNog:ENOG410PU7B;~TransMembrane:7 (o22-42i54-76o107-127i134-156o176-203i215-235o247-272i)): MSSAGANYSAAYLAQSRVTEVAVAYSVPIPVEILTTVWRLWIKLRPSSEHGLTFDDYVMIWATIIGVGVCVSGLVYGPPYGFGRHVAALPDKEVETFMMGDYIFSHFYDVAIASTKLSVLALYYRIFITPRFRLVVILTVVWVILWLMTMEIVLGLECRPISKFWNSSVEGTCFNLVAFSYFTNIANLVTDIWIFLLPLPVILRLQITKNKKIGLSLLFSVGLATCAISAARLTVVVTQGSSDYTWAGVPLGILSAWEPLGGILCANLPVIYKSLAAVFRSIKGTLLTHGSRSAHASSTQRQTKSSAHHHHNTWLQLNNGSGAGNSYRSEILALKSMDDDDDDTEMQPVPGMNTIMVERRFEQEVVDRHHDPHHNHHDGREGDEEPLRGK, from the exons ATGAGCTCTGCAGGAGCGAACTATTCAGCGGCATACCTGGCACAGTCGCGTGTGACCGAGGTGGCTGTGGCATACTCGGTCCCGATCCCTGTTGAGATCCTGACTACAGTATGGCGACTCTGGATTAAACTGCGGCCATCCTCGGAGCATGGCTTGACCTTTGACGACTACGTGATGATCTGGGCTACG ATCATTGGTGTTGGCGTCTGCGTCAGTGGATTGGTTTACG GTCCTCCCTATGGTTTTGGACGACATGTCGCCGCCTTGCCAGACAAGGAAGTCGAAACATTCATGATG GGCGACTACATCTTCAGTCACTTCTACGATGTTGCCATAGCCAGCACCAAGCTCTCCGTGCTGGCACTATATTATCGCATTTTCATCACACCGAGATTCCGCCTGGTCGTTATCCTAACCGTGGTATGGGTGATCCTATGGCTCATGACCATGGAAATTGTCCTAGGGCTGGAGTGCCGGCCGATCTCAAAGTTCTGGAACTCGAGCGTTGAAGGGACATGCTTCAACCTCGTTGCCTTCAGCTACTTCACCAACATTGCGAACCTCGTCACCGACATCTggatctttctcctccccctacCCGTCATCCTACGCCTCCAGATCacaaagaacaagaagattgGCCTCAGCCTGCTCTTCTCCGTCGGCTTAGC AACCTGCGCCATCAGCGCAGCCCGACTAACCGTCGTCGTCACCCAAGGTTCCTCCGACTACACCT GGGCCGGCGTCCCCCTGGGCATCCTCTCCGCCTGGGAACCCCTCGGCGGCATTCTCTGCGCCAACCTCCCCGTAATTTACAAGTCACTGGCTGCCGTATTCCGCAGCATAAAGGGCACACTCCTCACTCACGGCTCACGAAGCGCCCacgcctcctccacccagcGCCAAACAAAATCCAGcgcccatcaccatcacaatACCTGGCTCCAGCTGAATAATGGCAGCGGGGCCGGGAATAGTTATCGCTCTGAGATCTTGGCTTTGAAAAGCatggacgatgacgatgatgatacagaGATGCAGCCCGTGCCGGGGATGAATACGATTATGGTTGAGAGGCGTTTTGAGCAGGAAGTGGTTGATCGGCATCATGACCCTCACCATAATCATCATgatgggagagagggggatgAAGAGCCCTTGAGAGGGAAATAG